DNA from Bacteroidia bacterium:
ATTTCCATTGAAAAATTGCGAAAAGAAAATCCGCTGAAAACGATTGTGTATGAACTTTTAAAGGAATTTCATTTTAATTCAGAAACGATTTCAGGAATTATTTTTTCGTTCGATTCTTCGTCTGGCAAAACTTTTTTTTCAAGCACACATCGTTTGCTGAAAGACAGAAATACACTCATTATCGAGCCTATTGCTTCCCAAAAAAAAGCGCTTCAAAAAAATATTTTTTCAATTGGTAAAAATCAGAAAACGCATTCGGCGGATAAAATAAAATTGGTTTTTTCGAAACATGAAAATAAAAATTTTGAGATGGATAAATCTTCTCGAATTGCTTGTTTGGATTACGATTTATTGGAATTTCCACTTCAATTACGGAAATGGGAAAAAGGAGATTTTTTTTATCCATTGGGAATGAAATCGAAGAAAAAGTTGAGTGATTATTTTATCGATAAAAAAATTTCTATTCAAGAAAAAGAAAAAATAGAGGTGTTGCTTTCTGGAAACGGAGACATTGTTTGGCTGGTGGGACAACGGATTGACGAGCGATATAAAATTACCGCAACTACTAAAAAAAATTATATTGTGAATTGTATGTAATATCGTATTTTTGAAAACATGAGTGAGAAAATTTTATTTCAGGAAAAGCAATATTTGGGCATCAATAAGTCTTCCTTGGTTCCGAGATTGGCACTTGCTATATTTTGTTTTGTGGCGTATTATTGGTCGGAAAATCCTAAGCCTGTAGATGTTTCAGGAATTGTGATTGGCGCATATCCTGCAGAAAATATTGCAGCTTCTGGTACTTTATTTTTTTTAATGGGAATGGTTATTTTGGTTATTTCCGTAGCACTTATTTTTGTGTTGCACATCCATACAAAAGTAACGGAAACCAGCATTGTATTGGATGGTTTGTGGACTTCACGCAAAGTGAAAATTGATTTTTCGAGCATCGTTTCCGTGAAAAAAATATTTTACGGGAAATACAATTTAAAACTTCCGGCGTACAATTTACATTCGAAAGGAAAAATTCGTTTTTATACTGGAGGTTATGAAGCCGTTGAATTGACAGATAAAGACGGATTGCGTTATCGCATCGGATCGCAAAAAGCAGATGAATTACTAAGTGTGATAGAAAATTGTATTGAACATAAATAGAAATTATATTTTAAAATGAATTTAGATTTAACAAATAAAAATGCGCTTGTTTGCGGCAGTACGCAAGGAATCGGGAAAGCTGCTGCTATTCAATTAGCGAAATTAGGAGCTAACGTTACGCTTGTTGCGCGGAACGAAACGACATTGAAATCTGTTTTGGCAGAACTCGATACAAGCGCTAATCAGAAACACCAATTTTTGTGTATTGACTTTACAAATCCGAATGATTTGAAAGATAAAATTGCAGCTTTTGCAGCTAAAAATATTGTACATATTTTAGTAAATAATACTGCCGGACCTGCTGGGGGAGCTGCTATAAATGCGAAACTAGAAGAATTTATTCAGGCATTTTCCAACCATTTAATTTGCAATCAATTGTTGGTGCAAGCAGTTGCGGAAGGAATGAAAAAAGTGAATTACGGTAGAATCATCAATATTATTTCTACTTCGGTAAAGCAACCTATTAAAGGTTTGGGTGTTTCCAATACTATTCGCGGAGCTGTCGCCAATTGGTCGAAAACACTTTCGGTGGAATTGGCTCCTTTCGGAATTACAGTAAACAATGTGCTTCCAGGCGCTACCAAAACAATTCGCCTGACTTCTATTTTGGAAAATAAATCGAAAAAAACAGGTGAATCCATCGAAAAAGTAGAAGCAGAAATGTTGGCTGAAATTCCTGCTGGACGTTTTGCTGAAGCTGCCGAAATTGCCAATGCTGTTGCCTTTTTGGCTTCTCCGGCGGCTGCATATATCAACGGAATTAATCTTCCAGTTGATGGTGGAAGAACGAGTTGTTTGTAAAATGCCCGTCATTCTGAACTTGATTCAGAATCTGCGCGAAGGAACAAACTTCATCATCGTTCCTTTTGTCGTTTCGCAAAATTTTTTTTTCAAACTGTTGTCTTAATTTCTTTTTGTTGAAAGGAAAACTATTTACCAGTATTTAGAAGTATCTTCTACTGCTTTAAGTAAACCATGCGAATCATAATCATATTCAATTTTATCTGAAAAATTAATTTTTGATGATATAATTTTGCCTTTTATAAATTCAGTCTTAACGTCTGATAATGTGCCATGTTGATTTGAATATATTTTTGTTTCTTCTTCAATCATTTTATTTTGTTTGTTGTACTTTTTTGTATCAATACAAAATACATCTCCAAATAAATGCGTATTAGTTACCTTTTCTACCACATGACTTAATGAAGGATTGTAAATGAAATATGTTCCAACTATCATTGAAAAATACAAACCATTTTTTTGCTGATATATTTTAAAATAATGAGTTTTTGCAGAGTCTATACTTCCATCTGTTTTATATACTATATTAATACTATCATGTAATAAATTATAAAAATCGTATCCCAAGAGGTCGGAAGTATCCTTAAATAAGCATTTCGGATCAAAGAATTTATAATCTTCCGATAAAATAGAAAGACCACATACACAATTACAATAATGGAAGTCATTGTCATCGAGATCGTATAAATTATATTTTAACCGATTCAAATAACCTTTTGATTTAAGCTGCATGGTACTATCGTATGTTTTGTATAATAACATAGATTTATTCTGGTAATCTATTTCTAAATAAAAAGAGACAACACTATCCCCAGTTGATCCTCCATAATTATAGGAAATTTTTGAGATTAATTTTCCCTTTCGTTCTACTTGTGAAAATCCATTTACTGAATAAAGACTAAAGCAAACTGCCATTAACAAGCATAATAATATCTCTTTCTTTTTTATCATTAGACTGTTAAGTTAAAACATTTCTCATCAAATATAATAAAAATAGAATTTTAATAAAGATTAGCATTAGTTCGTTTGAAAAAAAAGGAAAAAGAATATTTGATGTAAATTAGTGCCTTCAAAAAAATAATTTTTCAAAACGATTTTTCTAAAAATGAAATTAAAAGAAATTACAGATTGTATCGAAACTGTTGCGCCTTTGGCTTTTCAGGAATCGTACGACAATTCGGGTTTGCTTATCGGAAATAAAAATACAGACATCAAAGGCATTTTAATTTGCATTGATTGTACGGAAGAAATTGTGGACGAAGCAATTCAGAGAAAATGCAATTTAATTGTGGCGCATCATCCCATTATTTTTGATGGACTGAAACAAATTACGGGCAAAAATTATGTGGAACGTACCGTTTTAAAAGCCATTAAAAACGACATTGCGATTTACGCAGCGCACACTAATTTAGACAATGTGTCGAATGGCGTGAACAAAAAAATAGCAAATAAAATTGGATTAAAGAACACGGAAATTTTAGTTCCGAAAAATAATTTTTCGAATGTAGGTTCGGGAATGATAGGCGAAATCTCGAAAAAAGAAAAAGCGAATCTTTTTCTCAAAAAACTAAAGCAAACG
Protein-coding regions in this window:
- a CDS encoding SDR family oxidoreductase, yielding MNLDLTNKNALVCGSTQGIGKAAAIQLAKLGANVTLVARNETTLKSVLAELDTSANQKHQFLCIDFTNPNDLKDKIAAFAAKNIVHILVNNTAGPAGGAAINAKLEEFIQAFSNHLICNQLLVQAVAEGMKKVNYGRIINIISTSVKQPIKGLGVSNTIRGAVANWSKTLSVELAPFGITVNNVLPGATKTIRLTSILENKSKKTGESIEKVEAEMLAEIPAGRFAEAAEIANAVAFLASPAAAYINGINLPVDGGRTSCL
- a CDS encoding Nif3-like dinuclear metal center hexameric protein — protein: MKLKEITDCIETVAPLAFQESYDNSGLLIGNKNTDIKGILICIDCTEEIVDEAIQRKCNLIVAHHPIIFDGLKQITGKNYVERTVLKAIKNDIAIYAAHTNLDNVSNGVNKKIANKIGLKNTEILVPKNNFSNVGSGMIGEISKKEKANLFLKKLKQTMQTDCIRHTSFSENIFIKKVAICGGSGSFLLDDAISARADIFITADFKYHQFFDAENKLIIADIGHYESEQFTKELFYDILIEKFPKSVLHLSKINTNPINYL